A genomic segment from Triticum dicoccoides isolate Atlit2015 ecotype Zavitan chromosome 1A, WEW_v2.0, whole genome shotgun sequence encodes:
- the LOC119331090 gene encoding embryonic protein DC-8-like, with protein sequence MASQQQSRKEAASKREEGGQGGVSLEEIGKFRAEAQQNSADAIRAAQERYNQNLQHGGGSAARGAVTVTQAPGATVVSYQEHKALPEGAQQGRAPAAAQGHGTNAPAGGTMASSRGTEKQHATKQEEGRGHGTAHKEHKGSAAVSRAAEGGHDKQGRESAARGTNAPAGATVASSRGAEKQHHTKQEEGRGHGAGHKEQKGSAAVTHATEDRGKEGDSARSAKDAAMQARGITGDQTVAKGAGTKDAGAHGAQVRGHDTGHKDQKGSDTAARKLGSTGDYAAAKGAQAKDAGAHGAQVTAEGTEEATATAAEYAKQAAAKAKEVTLTTGEMTAEYAKQAAVKAKDVTVSTGGTAAEYAKTAAEKAREAALAAGKTTAEYTQQAAVKGKDVTVSTGGTAAEYAKTAAEKAKDTALAAGKTTADYTQQAAVKTKDVTLSTAAQAAQKAKEVTAVTAQKVAEYTKEMAEQGKNAAAQAEEKAKEAAARAADKAEEPSFDTSTQTKRSAAGAADKTRDMTEQTMNKAKDTTGAMAQKATDTAAYVKDSVMGAAGGTADKTRDTTEQTMGRAKEATGDAGNRTGSMAAQVKDATGAMAQKAGHTAAYIKDSVMGAAGGAVDKTRDATSQVAQKTGEATNRVVETGKSATGGGMTRTAKAKGEGTEDTKIVEDVLEVVGAGMEAVGATVYGIAQHTKGIVAGEEELIPVEGEAGKVAGAGEGRKKSE encoded by the exons ATGGCGTCGCAGCAGCAGAGCAGGAAGGAGGCCGCCTCGAAGCGGGAGGAAGGCGGCCAGGGCGGCGTCAGCCTGGAGGAGATCGGCAAGTTCCGCGCGGAGGCGCAGCAGAACTCGGCGGACGCCATCCGCGCCGCCCAGGAGCGGTACAACCAGAACCTGCAGCACGGCGGCGGCAGCGCCGCTAGGGGGGCGGTGACCGTCACCCAGGCGCCCGGCGCCACGGTCGTCTCCTACCAGGAGCACAAGGCCCTTCCCGAGGGCGCCCAGCAGGGCCGCGCCCCTGCCGCGGCGCAGGGTCACGGCACCAACGCGCCGGCAGGGGGCACGATGGCTTCGTCTCGGGGCACCGAGAAGCAGCACGCCACGAAGCAGGAGGAGGGCCGTGGCCATGGCACGGCCCACAAGGAGCACAAGGGCTCGGCGGCGGTCAGCCGTGCCGCCGAGGGCGGCCACGACAAGCAGGGCAGAGAGAGCGCCGCGCGCGGCACCAACGCGCCGGCAGGCGCTACGGTGGCGTCATCTCGGGGCGCTGAGAAGCAGCACCACACGAAGCAGGAGGAGGGCCGTGGGCATGGCGCGGGCCACAAGGAGCAGAAGGGCTCGGCGGCGGTCACCCACGCCACCGAGGACAGGGGCAAAGAGGGCGACTCCGCGCGCAGCGCCAAGGACGCGGCCATGCAAGCGCGCGGAATCACGGGAGACCAAACTGTGGCCAAGGGCGCCGGAACCAAGGACGCCGGTGCGCATGGCGCGCAGGTCCGTGGGCATGACACGGGCCACAAGGATCAGAAGGGCTCAGACACGGCCGCGCGCAAGCTCGGCTCCACTGGAGACTACGCTGCGGCCAAGGGAGCCCAGGCCAAGGACGCCGGCGCGCATGGCGCGCAGGTCACCGCGGAAGGCACGGAGGAGGCCACGGCTACCGCCGCCGAGTACGCCAAACAGGCTGCAGCAAAGGCGAAGGAGGTCACGCTCACCACGGGCGAGATGACGGCGGAGTACGCGAAGCAGGCCGCCGTGAAGGCCAAGGACGTCACGGTGAGCACCGGCGGGACGGCAGCGGAGTACGCCAAGACGGCCGCCGAgaaggcgagggaggcggcgctggcgGCTGGCAAGACGACGGCCGAGTACACGCAGCAGGCGGCGGTGAAGGGCAAGGACGTCACGGTCTCCACCGGCGGGACGGCCGCGGAGTACGCCAAGACAGCCGCCGAGAAGGCCAAGGACACCGCGCTGGCGGCCGGCAAGACGACGGCAGATTACACTCAGCAGGCGGCGGTGAAAACCAAGGACGTGACGCTGTCGACCGCCGCGCAAGCGGCGCAGAAGGCCAAGGAGGTGACCGCGGTCACGGCGCAGAAGGTGGCGGAGTACACGAAGGAGATGGCAGAGCAAGGGAAGAACGCTGCCGCCCAGGCCGAGGAGAAGGCGAAGGAGGCCGCAGCCCGCGCCGCCGACAAGGCGGAGGAGCCGAGCTTCGACACGAGCACGCAGACCAAGCGCTCGGCCGCAGGGGCAGCGGACAAGACCCGCGACATGACCGAACAAACCATGAACAAGGCCAAGGACACGACCGGAGCCATGGCGCAGAAGGCCACTGACACGGCTGCGTACGTCAAGGACTCGGTGATGGGCGCAGCAGGAGGCACGGCGGACaagacccgcgacaccactgaacaAACAATGGGCAGGGCCAAGGAGGCTACCGGAGACGCAGGGAATAGGACCGGGAGCATGGCCGCCCAGGTGAAGGACGCGACCGGAGCCATGGCGCAGAAGGCCGGCCACACGGCCGCGTACATCAAGGACTCGGTGATGGGCGCGGCCGGAGGCGCCGTGGACAAGACCCGGGACGCCACGTCGCAGGTCGCGCAGAAGACAGGGGAGGCGACGAACAGAGTGGTGGAGACCGGCAAAAGCGCCACCGGCGGCGGCATGACCAGGACGGCCAAGGCGAAG GGTGAAGGCACAGAAGACACCAAGATCGTGGAAGACGTGCTGGAGGTGGTGGGCGCGGGCATGGAGGCGGTGGGCGCGACGGTGTACGGGATAGCGCAGCACACCAAggggatcgtcgccggcgaagaagAGCTCATCCCGGTCGAAGGGGAGGCCGGGAAGGTCGCCGGAGCCGGCGAGGGCAGGAAGAAATCCGAGTGA